Within Sander lucioperca isolate FBNREF2018 chromosome 22, SLUC_FBN_1.2, whole genome shotgun sequence, the genomic segment GGCTGAAACCACAGATCTAAAAGGTGCAATTGCAACACTGTTTAACATCAGTCAATCACTGCCATATTATTTGAGACATACAGTAGATATaattactgtaaacaaacaagACCATTCATACCGGCTGATTGGCAGACTCTAATGGCTTCTTTTACATTATGTGCCACTGGAGTAGATTTCACAGTAAATGTGAAGGACTGTAGTAGCCCTATGCACTGCAACCCTGGAATTATCTAGACACTACCCAATGTCTGAATCAGTCTGTTTAGTCGAGTCGGTTTCGACATCAAACAGTCTTTGATGCCAGCTCCCTAGTACAAAGTCCAGGTAATCTCAGATTGAGCCCAAAGTGTGAGAATTCACAGCAAGCAAGTCGGCGTGTTGATGATGTTTCATGCTGCTTGTGCAAAaccagaagaaaacaaacatccgaGGGTGAAGAAAGAGGACGACTTACATGAAGACggcaacaaaaatgtctaactggagtGACGACGAGATTCGGGAACTTCTGTCGGTTAGGGCCGATGCCGAAATCGTCAGACAAATACAAGGAATGGCAAGACACtcggttgtttatgaccaaattatgaTCGGCTCTGTGACGCAGTGTAATCTGTGTCATTACCTGTCTGCTGCACGCTCTACCCAGCGCCACCCCTCGTTTAAACCAGAGTATTTCCAGTAAGTGAGAACGCATCTGACACGGACAATCTCCGGTTGTGTGCTTCATGTGTAAGAGGAAACTCTTTACTATGTCGGGACCTAATTCCTCTGACATATAGTCCAGAGTTCATATGTGAAAACGGCATTTGATAAAACAAAATACGAAGACTGCTGTCCTTCCAGTCAGAATGAtgcttaaagctgcattaaaagtgctgtaggtaggattgtgaatatccaggacttagccaaagaatttgaacatcgacaacttctgaTTCCCTCCACTCCTTTCTGCTAAagcggtctcctaagcccctacccccacaagggagaatgaatgtgtgtgcatgagcagtgattgacatgcactcccctggccctgattggtgcatctgaacagggagcggtggatttttgcaaatcgcactacaggctgtaggtggtaccagaggagccggatttttttatttttttattaccagCTTCAgttagttctactggaacatagggtcagtttcagcaaatatgacagaaagttagttttataaggcttacctactgcacctttaagtgatTTTTTGGTCTAAGTCTGAAAACATACTACATTAGCAAGAATTTCTGAGTATGAGAAGTGACATTTAACTGCCCCAAAATGCATTGCGGCTTTTCAAACACTCCATTGGCGGACTGCGAGGCAGACGGTTTAAATAATTAACTGGTTGGATAAAATAATTACGAATGATGGCGAGTGACAGGtacaggtaagaggaaaaaaacacacagctcgAGACAGGCTGAGTAATTTATGTGGCATCATTAAAGgtactctaagcgatgttgggtgacgttacttcttgttgacgttcaaagtactgtcaacaaaacggaggctagttcgcccctccctcctcctcatcccgtcccctccccctcccttccgtgcactaaccctcccaacccccacccccaaatccttaatgtcggtgattggctggaacactgtttatggttcgtggtgcaggttggcgcagtttgtttttgttgccgtttgtggagcctgggctatctacacagtccttccagaaaaatgcatttttgagtttttatgcgggatatttatgcaattttatgtgatgaaattgcgggaacttgcaaaaattgcgggaacttgtaaaaattgcgggaacttgtaaaaattgcggtttcatcatggcttcatcgtggggtttgcagcttttcgatgatgttcacgtcgcgtaattatgtgacttcataacgttcccatggcaacaggagaaaatggctgctcttgtgtgaagtaaactcaacatttttcaactttctgctaagatatgtgacttttttgcaacgaaaatgcggggattatgaaatcatgcaagccccgcatattttgcgcagaaatctacaatttatgcggcgaaagtgcggcccccgcataaatatgcggactttggctgattatgcattgaattatgcgatcgcataatcacgtaaTCATTTCAATCACAtaatttttctggagggacttgTCTACGGAGGCcgcgtttttttttacagtgtgttcacgggacaggcagctagcgcatagtgaggagatgtttgctgtatgtgacaaaaaatgttgtagcctaaaaaaactcgtgacatcgcttagagcacctgtAAGAAACAAAGCTGCTCATTTTCCGAGTCATTTCTACCAGCTCTGACTGCCGCTGACCGGACATGATGCATCGTTCTCTCGATAAATCTTAGCgcttttttatttgttcttgTCTTCCAAATCATCTCCAACACACCCTTTAACTAACACGTAAAAGCCTGTGTTCTTTACTATCAATGTAATCTTAGTACTCTTAtgtttttagtcactttttagaAGACAAAATCACCTTTGAAACATCAGCTAATGGGTTTCAGTTAACAATATTTTCCCATTTATTTGGCAAACTTTTTACTGCACACTCTGCCATTATGTATTGCTATTGTTTCCTTCCTCCCTAACTTTTTCTCAGTCTGACTCATATTATCACTCTCTTCATCTAATGTCTGCCAGAAGCTTTGTAtgtgcagtatgtgtgtgtgtgtgtgtgtgtgtgtgtgtgtgtgttcctgctgctagctgcagctagtCCGGTGCCGAGTTGGAGCCTCCACCTGTAGAGAGAACAGGGTGGAGGTGCCAGGTTACAAACGCACCCAATGTCACTCTGTCCGTTCTGCTCCCCTGCCCACCTCCACACAGTGCGCAGTGTCCTCTGCCTTTCCCTGTGCCCTCTATTTAGACTTGCAGCCTCTGATGGCTTCTACAGAACATTTTACATGGTGGTTACTGGCCCTTTTTAAGCTAACTTCTGCTCCCTATAGCCCCAGCTAAACCTTTAATTTTATCTTTCATTTCTCTTTCTAAAAAGATGAAACATGATACTGGGCTTTTTGGTCCATATCTAATTCTCTCTCACTTGATAGCCAAATGTGAGCACCTCATAATGTTTAACAAAAAATATGCTTTCTTTTGTTAGCATTCACCAACAACACACAAGCCACACAAGCCTCTTTTGAGCCTACcaatgtgaaaatgtgtttaatCACTGAAAATGATTACAAGTATTTCTCCAAGTTGAAATTCTACCTGCTGTTGATTGAGGTTCAAGCTCAAATACTTCCTTTTACAGAGAATAATAGCCTGAAGTAATACGGACTGCATTTAATAGCCAAGGTGTATCCATATGTAAAAGAATGTGAAAGGGGATTGTAATTTTTAAAGTCTCTTTAAGTTCAGTGTTTCTCACCAAAACAAATGTGCATCCTTTAAAATATATGAAATCATCTATGTTTGATGGTAAATTCTAGATCGTACCCACCAAACAAGTCAGTGAACAAAGCTGGCATACTAAGCAAGTGGCAACACTTAAGTAagcagctagctaacattagctatgaagggttaaggttagggttaggattaaaatgttaaaagacAGGGTAAGGGTTACATCTCGTTACTTATTAGGTTAAACTTATACATTTGAATAACCGTCTGTGTGTCGACGTCTGCGCAGTATGCCGTTTGTCGTTCGGTGGTTACGATCTAACATCTCCCATGTTTGCTTGctagcagtcttcttcttcactgaTTTTGTTGGCACATTGCTACGTTTGTTGGCGCATTACTACCACCAACAATCAATCAGCAGAATAGCGTGAATTGCGTCGCCCGCGTGCGTCCTCGACGCCATGCATACATACGCCATGGATACAGCGTTCCACATATAAAATTAGCCAGATGAAATTATAGCTGAAGTTGTAATTCCAGTTTGGCCACTATATCAACTTGGCTTCAAAGCCTGGCACACTTCCTTGGTGCCTGGTCCTCGCATTTCATACAATCGAAACAAGGACCCACTAATAAAGACATTGCTCCATAGCgctactagtggtcaaaaacGACGCAGGGtacctttaaaataaataaaaagatattctacattttctgttttgtaaagTAATACAATTTGTGCTTTAGAGCATTGTTTTGATAAGATCTAGTCTGGTATCTTTCAATGAAATTAGTTGTAGAGCCCAAAATAGGCGGGAAATCTTTTCAAGTGTCGTCTCCTTTGTTTACAGAAAATACATCTTTAATTAAAGTCAAACCAATTTACCAGTGGCAATCCCCAACTGCCCTACAGCAGAGAGCTAATATAACAATGTTTacacatgaagtgagacagGTGTACTGATGGTGGGCCATATGTGAGACTGTGTTGTGTCCACAGCATCCAGTGACCCAGAAAACAATGTCATGCTTTGGCGTGAAGAATAGATAAACTGAACGGAGCGGCATCACTCTACAACAGTTTTCTAACAACTGACACATGCTAATGATAAATGCTGCATTTTCTCATCTTCTTTCAATACAAGTAGGTTGAATTAAAATGCCTGTAGGtagataaataaatgtttaatgtGGTGTCTGGTAGCTCTTCCCAGCAAAGTGCTGACATCAGAATATGATTTATGTTTTGTTCAGCAATTTGTAAGGAGTAAATAGAAGAATAACTAGGTACATAGCATTAGCAATTATACAATAACCACAGTTACAATACAAAGAAGTGTTTTCTGGAAAAACTATGAGCTGAAGATGCCACCAAAATAAAAACGTGAATCATTCAGATTGTCAGTTTACAGCACTTATGATGAAtaagaaatagagaaaatatGTCTATGTCACAATTAAGCAATGGTGGCCTGGATAACCCATTTACTGCCATCATACTGGGCCATGCTGTGCTGCTCTTGAACAAACCCTGATTGCTATTCCTGTTCCCACATACTCCGATGCACCGCAGTACCCGATGCCAAGTTGTCGGCATTCACCCGACCTCGTTGACACACTTGCAGCAGCTCAAAGATTGGCGCACACACAATCAGCAAAGGGAATCTGCTTTACTTCCTGTAGAGGAGGAAGGAAGCAGCCAGTAGGTGAGCCGAGGACATTGAGAACTCTGTGACCCCGCCGTTACCACCACCATTTCACCACTggcatgtgtggtgtgtgtgtttatgtttgccGATTGCGTGCGTGTGGACAGctggtgtttgtttgtgtttacatCTGAAGCGATGTGAATTCAGAGAGGCGAAGATAGCAATGGCAGCAGAGCTAAACTCCCTCTTTCAAAAGcttttctctcttctccatTTTGGCTTTCATCTCCAGCACCACTCGCTCCAAAACATCAACCAGACTTCTTAGTTctcagatagacagagagagagacacacacaaaaagacagagaggTTTGTAGAACATGACTTTGTAGTCTGGCTGGGTTTCAAATCCGCCTGGCTGAGAGGTAGCCAAACGTGAGATTATGATGCATCCATCTTGCCACTGTCATTATTTAACACACTGCTCTGGTGTCtagttctcacacacacacacacacacacacacacacacacacacacacacacacacacacacacacacacacacacacacacacacacacacacacacacatttgtggcactatctttgtggggacctgtcattgacataatgcattccctagccccttaccctaaccttaaccatcacaactaaatgcctaaccttaacctaattctaaccctaatcctaaaaccaagtcttaaccctcaaacagccctttaaacttgtggggtccagcattttagCCCCACAAAGCAgttcgggaccccacaagtatactggactcccgggtttttggaccccatgaatataggtaaacacacacacacacacacacactgcagtaaACCATGCCGATTAGGTTGACATACAATATTTATTTAGGTTCACAAAAATGATAAGTTAATTATCAGGTAGTCCACAAATATTGTGGGAATGGTCTCATACAAGTGGGGAAACATACATGAGAAACCATTTAGGAATAGGCCCACCCAGAAACGCTCTGATTTAACCAAATAAAGTATGAAGCATGGAAAAGGATGAACTCAAACATTAGTTTAgtctaaataataaaaaaaagggaagttgcttatttattcattattatattcataatttcccatttttttttcctctttaaaacaacaaaccCTCAGCTATTCAAAatatctcttctctctcttcttatatcgaatgaaaaaaataatccaaacaGGAGAAACCTAAAAAAGGGGTAGACCCTGTATTTAAAATATTGCCATATGTCAGGGCCATCCCTGAATTGTCCCTCAGTATCAATGGACCAGGGACCGGTCAAAAATAAGAGACCTTAATGTTGTAAAAACATTCTCTGTAGTACAGTATCTAAgggtatatatacatactgtatatctgaaAGTAGTCTGTAGTGTCCCCAAATAGTCTGTGGTGGGCTTCCCGAAGCTGCCCCACACCCATTttcttctgtttgtttctcataTCTAACAAGACACTATGTCCAATTTTGCTTTTACATTGAGACACTGCTGATTTGAGTCTTTGTAGAGAAACACTCATCTATTGCATCTCTATTGGGGATGAGACCCACCACCCCACCCTCATCTTTTACTCCACCCCCTCCCATAAACATGTCTCGACCTCATGTATGTTTGCTACAGAAGATGTTGCACGTTATGAACACATCATGCAAAGTGGCAATTCTGTTTACAAAGATGTAGTCGAGTTTTTGTCTTAGATCTGTATCCATTTTAACTGCGTTTGAttcacgtaaaaaaaaaaaaaaaaaaatcaacctgAAGTCCCACCCATTTTCAAAGCCCCCTCCCTTAATCtttcaacaaaaacagaacaattaGCATTATAAACGATATTAtattaatgatttctcattttACTTGTAATAACCCAAATCTccagaaaaaaaagtatacagTGGACAGATGTTGTCTGAGTCCAGGTTTAAAACTGTGTCAGGAAAAGCCATTGCAGCAAGGATCAGTTAGCATAAACCAGAGTGGCTGCTGCCTTTAAGAAAAAACCTTTATAAACATGTCCTGTGGCGGCAACGGTTGGTTTAAGAAGAATCCCTGATTAGCTGAAAGAAGTCAGGTGACCACCAGGTGAGGTAAGAAAAGTCCCACCTTTAACGATGGGGATGACAGTATGGAGGTGTTTCCTCTAAAcgctaatgtgtgtgtgcgtgtatttgtttgtgtgtgtgaatatatatttatgtgtctGTATACATTTTGGATTACACACTGACCAACCGctcacatgcatacacactcacacacaagtgCGTGTTGATTTTGGAGTTTGTCTCAAACACTGCATTGAAAGTTCATTCCTCCTCATGCAGCACAGACAGTTGCAGAAACACAGAATGccagtggcaaaaaaaacactggctgaaaaaattaaaaattaagttTGCTGCCTTGAATGTCCTTGAACATCACATTCAATCCTTGGGcgtgacaatttaaaaaaaaataaagaaaaaaatgtttttttagttcaataatatttttcttttctatgCATTTACTTAGGAAAAACTAACAAAGATTTCAGTTGCTCTCTTattactatgtgtgtgtgcgcatctttttttcttcttctattttTGTATTGACATTTGCATTGGTTTTCTCCTCTTCTTAAATTGTCCACGTTGAGTTTTTCTTGGTTTCTTTGCGTAGCTTTCGTCTATTTCCATATCCATATCCGTATTTTGGGAAAAAGACCAAAACCCATTTCTACCCATTATCATCTCCCACCCTCCCCGCATTTATCCCCctgtttccctccctccctgggGTGGAAACGAGGGCTTTTCAGTCCTGTGCTGCCCTTCATCTCTCAGCCTCCATCACTACGCTAGCCTTCTGCTCAGCACCTGCGTGGGGGTTCACGCCCGTGGGCCAGGCGGGGCAGGGCTGCGTGGGGGGCTGCCCCTGAGTCCAGAGTCCATGTGGAGGTTGCGGCACATTAGGTACGTTTGGTGAGACCCCCCAGCCGCCGACCTGGGGTGGTGAAGTGGCCATGGAGGCGGCCATGGGACTGCCGCCGCTGCCGCTGTTGAAGCTCTCGGACGCCTTCAGCCTGGAGAACATGGTCAACGCGTCCGGGAAGTTGGGGGGCGTCGCTGGTGTGTTGGCTGGGGTGCACATCTAAGAATGAGGAGGGAAAGAGAAGGATTAATGCaggtttcagggttttttttagaGTGAATTaaagtcagtccttccagaaaaatgcggagtttttttgtgattgttgcgagcaaaaatccttgattatgcggcacattttcttaaaaaatgcgttggaatatgcgggatatttatgcaattttatgcgatgaaattgcgggaaaaacttgcaaaaactgcggtttgcagcttttcgatgatgttcacgtcgcgtaatgacgtcacttcataacgttcccatggcaacaggggaaaatggctgctcttgtgtgaagtaaacgcaacatttctcaactttctgctaagatatatgtgacttttttgcgaCGAAAATGCgagattatgaaatcatgcaagccccgcgtattttgcgcagaaatcggcaatttatgcggcaaaagtgtggcgtatttgaaagaaatgcggcccccgcataaatatgtggactttggcatttttctggagggactgtaaagTGTACGTGTTGCAGCaccacattttgttttattgataATATTATCAGTGGAGAAATAAGTATATTTCTGTCTTCTATAATGGATTTTTTCCAATATGACTGTTGACTTTCACTGTAAAATTGTGAGGCTATAAAGAGGTTTTTTGCTCTTTTATAACAACAGAACGACACCAAAACCTGGTTGATCAAAATCATGCTTCACGGAAAATGGGCATACGCCAACAAACACTATTACTTCAGCAATTTGCATCATGGGGTACTGCACAAAAGGCAGTATCAAGCAGTAAAGGAAGTAAACTGTTTTTGTATAACTAAAGGGGAATTTAGGGGAATCCCACACTTGCTTCCCCAGAGGGTCCTGATGATGACATTATAGTCCTTTGTTTAGATCCACTTCCTGTTCCAACTATAATATGGCGTCCAATCTGATTTAGCAGCTTAGATACACTTGGACACACACTGGGAAtaacagctaacgttactttCTGGACACGTATACAAAAAGCAAAAAGACGCACCAAGTCTCCTTGGCCTTAATATATCCCCTGTGCTCTAACCTGCTCCGACCCTCCTTTGTGCCAACGTTGTTATTGTCCTGCTGTCTGCCAGGAGTTCCTTTAGTGGCGTACCCCGAGGACACACAATACACCCGTGTGCCAAAAACAACACTCAACCTAACAGCCTGCAGCTGACAGGCCATGTGAACAACATGTTTGGCTGCTCAGAAATAGTAAGccttcatcctcatcctcacTAACGCAGCTTCTCACACACTGCTCCATGGCCTGCTTCCTCCTCTATGCCTCCATCCATTTGTGACCCGGAAAACAACAACCTACTGTATTCCATAGGGAAGCAGAGGAGAAGCCACGTTTTAACTAGGAGGCTTGTCATCTAAAAATTGCTGGGCTGAGAGGGTAACAGGGCAGGCACCTACATGACAATAATAGCCCTAAATCACCAGGGCACGGCAATGGAAGAAAACTGTTTGGCAACTCCCAGGATTATATAAGATGAAAATTACTTAGGGTTTTAGTACAACTGGCATGATAGAATCTGAGCCTCGATTGAACTCAAATCCACCTCATTAACCATCTATTATGCCGTTTGTGTGCTCAAACCTACAAGATGTAGCTTTATTGAACTGtgattttaatgttaaatgCGAGGTTGTTTGTTCAAGGCGGGCATATTCTGGAACTGGGAGTCATCGGCTCCATGAATCAACTATGGGGAACAGCAGCTGCAGTCACACATGAGTACTGGACaaaaaatgttaacatgctgaaaaggggaaaaaagctGGGGGAAAAACATTTCCCTTACCGACAACCAGACCTCAGACTGACCCTGGGTATCTATTCTACCGTTGGCTCCATCACCCAGGATGCTCAGATTTTGACACGCAGCCTTAGCGCACAAGCAgccttcagaaaaacaacagcgTGACAGGAGCACCATTCCTCAGCAGTGTAATCGGACCCATTCGCCCCCTAAAAGTGCTGCGGCTTGCAGGGTAGTCCTGCGTACAGTGTGGGGCCAGGCTGGCCTGGGCCCGGCCGAGTTAAGAGGTTCTCAGAGTGGCACGCTGTTATGAAAGATGAGTGTGTCCACTGTGCACTCTGACAGGAAACGCTGGCTCATGTCTCTGAAGCCGTTTCCTGCATTAAAGAAACTGGAATGCTGAAGTGACCTTTATGATCCATCCTGTTCTTGGCGAGCAGCGGTGGAAGCTGCTggttgggttgtttttttttaaccgcaTGATCATTTAAGGGTCTGTGTGACTGGTACTCAGGTAGAAAACAATAGATGAGGCCTTCTTGCTTACTGGCCAGGAATGGAAACCACTGACACATGACCTTTCAGGTTGTCCACTGAGACCTCTGTATCGGACTTACTCATCTATAAACTCATACACAGACGGGCAGGTATAAATAAACACCTACAGTCAGCTAAGAGACTTTACATTTCATTTGCACATATTTATTGTTTGGCTtttgcttcatatttaacagtaGACtaagacagtggttcccaaccttttttccttggcgccccccctacttatgtctaagaaaagctgagccccccccccccgaaaccgaagttgagatAACTCGAGAtacagccttactttcttttttgatacagagcagttatcagcacttttacgtttctccaccatgttttattcataaaatagtgatgccgcggcagcaggaaaaacgaggatgatagcagctagcagctgacctgatgacagcaatgGTCACAGGTTAAAatgtcccggaggtttggcctactaagtagcctgcctacaattttaagcgagaacaaaaatatatagtttttataccgacttttgtatacattatatattctagtgtattatcataatttgttaaacgtgcaaatatatatatatatatatatatatatatatatatatatatatatatatatatatatatatatttttttttttacatcaacttcaaaccagataaagacttgcgcaccccctgtgatctttgccgcccccctgagtggtgcccggaccccaggttgggaaccactggactaaGACAGGAAAGATGGGAGAAAGAAGCTGACGACAAAACCGACTTCAAACACCATGTCTGTGTCTCACAATTGCCCACGTCGCACTCCTCCACTCATTATACAACACCCCTCCGAGTGTCAGTACGTTGAGTGTGTGCGTCTTTGCAGGGGACCCTGGACAGAGGTGCGGACGGTATCAACCAACAGGGAAGAGGATCTGGTCCAAAGACAGAGTTTGGATCCGACTGCTTATCAGACACTTTCTCACTAACAAAAGCTCCATGTATTCGGCATGTATTTATTGATGatccacaaacaaaaaaacaccatatccTCCACTCCCAAacaaatgtgacacaaataTAGGATGTGCATTATTACATCTGCCGTTATTATAAATCCTAAGTGTCACGTTTCAAGCGTTCTGTAATCAAGCACATGACCTGCGTATCGTCAAAGCAGAGAAAACGGCATCAGTGGTGAAAACTCCACATGGTTTCCTACACAGAGGTTAACCCCGTTGCTCTGGTGCAGCATACTGAGGAAGCAGGTTACTGTGtgttttccctgtgtgtgtattaagcAGCCTAGTAGCAGATTAACTCTCGCTGCACTGAGGCAATGACAGAACAAGTCAAGGTGGAAACCTAGTATGTGGCTGGACCGTGTATGGTGAATGTGTTCAATTGTGGCCAAGCTGTTACAaaaacagtcagtcagtctatatGATGTGAATTCCTAGATATTAAATGTTCATCTACATAGTAGTCCCAGTAATATTTATTCCTAAAGTGTAATAAGTAGCATATCATATGACACAGTTAAGCTATGTTTGAGTCAAATAATAAACGACAGCTGTAATTTAATAAATGCAACAATATAATCATGCTTTCATTTAACAATTTGTTGTTCTGGATTACTTATCTAAAATGTGATTGTCTTATTTCAATCACTGTGTGTAATTAGTTTGGTAATATGTGTAATTACTCTTAAACATAATAAAGCGGATATTTCAACCAGCGGTTATGGCAATAATGCCAGCTAAGCAGAATCAAGCTCCGTCTGTCATGACAGTTAGTAGTACTATACTGAAGGCCTTTCCTTTACACGGGTGGCTCAGTTTACAGCCAT encodes:
- the ubald1a gene encoding UBA-like domain-containing protein 1, yielding MDELKHQVMINQFVLTAGCAADQAKQLLQAAHWQFETALSAFFQETNIPYGHHHQMMCTPANTPATPPNFPDALTMFSRLKASESFNSGSGGSPMAASMATSPPQVGGWGVSPNVPNVPQPPHGLWTQGQPPTQPCPAWPTGVNPHAGAEQKASVVMEAER